One Amaranthus tricolor cultivar Red isolate AtriRed21 chromosome 1, ASM2621246v1, whole genome shotgun sequence DNA window includes the following coding sequences:
- the LOC130799787 gene encoding major latex protein 146-like — MSVAVAISGMDLSLLFVEQWRLEGSLFYDSLLLLHRAQGEVELKCDADKFFDLWAHRIYHVAKICPDKIQKTVLNEGNNNNYIEYVSVGETGESSPIKSRVEEMDEKNRYTRYTNHEGLIMENYYKSFEAKMEVTKNGNGNGCIVEWSFEDEKKNKDAPDANVYIHFMLAMAKAVDAHLCMA; from the exons ATGTCTGTTGCTGTTGCCATCTCTGGGATGGATTTATCATTGTTGTTTGTAGAGCAATGGAGATTGGAGGgttcactattttatgatagtTTGCTACTT CTTCACAGGGCACAAGGGGAAGTAGAACTGAAATGTGATGCTGATAAATTCTTTGATCTTTGGGCTCACAGAATCTACCATGTTGCCAAAATATGCCCTGATAAAATCCAGAAAACTGTGCTTAATGAAGG aaacaataataattatatcgAATATGTGAGTGTAGGTGAAACTGGTGAAAGCTCACCCATAAAATCAAGGGTGGAAGAGATGGATGAAAAGAACAGGTACACAAGGTACACTAATcatgaaggattaataatggAGAATTACTACAAGTCCTTTGAAGCCAAGATGGAAGTTACTAAAAATGGAAATGGTAATGGTTGCATTGTTGAGTGGAGCTTTGAAGATGAAAAGAAGAATAAAGATGCTCCTGATGCTAATGTTTACATCCATTTTATGCTTGCTATGGCTAAAGCTGTTGATGCTCATCTTTGCATGGCTTGA
- the LOC130805308 gene encoding ATP synthase subunit d, mitochondrial produces the protein MSGAGKKIIDGAFKVSKNIDWEGMAKLLVSDEARKEFFTLRRAFDEVNTQLQTKFSQEPEPIDWEYYRKGIGNKLVDMYKEAYDGIEIPKYVDKVTPEYKPKFESLLVELKEAEEKSLKESERLEKEIADVQELKRKLSTMTADEYFEKHPELRKKFDDEIRNDYWGY, from the exons atgagTGGTGCTGGAAAGAAGATCATCGATGGAGCCTTCAAGGTCTCCAAAAACATCGATTGGGAAGGCATGGCTAAGCTTCTTGTCTCTGACGAGGCTCGCAAGGAGTTCTTCACTCTTCGTCGCGCTTTCGATGAAGTCAATACTCAACTTCAGACCAAGTTTAGCCAG GAACCTGAGCCGATAGACTGGGAATATTACAGAAAAGGAATTGGCAATAAATTGGTAGATATGTACAAGGAAGCGTACGATG GCATCGAGATTCCAAAGTATGTGGACAAAGTTACACCAGAGTACAAGCCAAAATTTGAGTCCCTG TTGGTGGAACTAAAAGAAGCAGAAGAAAAATCTCTGAAAGAGTCTGAAAGATTAGAAAAAGAAATAGCAGATGTGCAGGAGCTGAAG AGAAAGTTGAGTACCATGACTGCGGATGAATACTTTGAGAAGCATCCCGAGCTGAGGAAGAAGTTTGATGATGAGATTCGCAACGATTACTGGGGTTATTAG
- the LOC130805303 gene encoding kirola-like encodes MAQLYRLQGQIELKCEADKFFDVWAHKIYLVQKICPDKVQKTVLNKGEWHKPGAELTGYYVINDVGESASIKTRVDEIDEKNRCVVHSYHEGYIMEKLYRSFTSKMQVTPKGKGCVITWSYEYEKMIEDAPDANLYLHFNFAMATDVDAYLCKA; translated from the exons ATGGCTCAGCTATACAGGCTTCAAGGGCAAATAGAGCTAAAGTGTGAAGCAGATAAGTTTTTTGATGTTTGGGCTCACAAAATATACCTTGTTCAAAAAATATGCCCAGATAAAGTTCAGAAAACTGTGTTGAATAAGGGAGAGTGGCATAAACCTGGTGCTGAATTGACTGGATATTATGTCATTA ATGATGTGGGGGAAAGTGCATCCATAAAAACAAGGGTGGATGAGATAGATGAAAAGAATAGGTGTGTGGTTCATAGTTATCATGAAGGATACATAATGGAGAAGCTCTATAGAAGCTTTACATCCAAGATGCAAGTAACTCCAAAGGGTAAGGGTTGTGTTATCACATGGAGCTATGAATATGAGAAGATGATTGAAGATGCTCCTGATGCCAATTTGTACCTTCACTTTAATTTTGCCATGGCAACAGATGTTGATGCTTATCTTTGCAAGGCTTGA